One Gossypium hirsutum isolate 1008001.06 chromosome A11, Gossypium_hirsutum_v2.1, whole genome shotgun sequence genomic window carries:
- the LOC107891411 gene encoding uncharacterized protein, with translation MRTLPTTFTLSLVSRLNVYKTPPSSPMFHFCHSRFFPIPPPRPLSIMASATQPSSSQAVSPEDVNKETNIFQLIQAHQEKAARLSPVEEIRTVLDQSTRGMLSTFSQKHEGYPSGSMVDFACDANGSPILAVSSLAVHTKDLLANSKCSLLVARDPEDRTDLVITLHGDAIAVSEKDQAAIRTAYLAKHPNAFWVDFGDFQFMRVEAKVVRYVSGVATALLGSGEFSREEYQDSNVDPIAQFSKPVASHMNKDHAEDTKVIVQFATSIPVDNAYMLDLDSLGFNVKAGYQGNTFKLRIPFPRRAEDRKDVKTLIVDMLQAARSQVN, from the exons ATGAGGACTCTACCAACAACTTTTACTCTCTCGTTAGTTTCACGCTTAAATGTCTATAAAACCCCTCCATCTTCTCCCATGTTTCATTTTTGTCACTCTCGTTTCTTTCCAATTCCTCCTCCCAGACCTCTCTCTATCATGGCCTCTGCAactcagccttcttcttctcag GCTGTCTCTCCTGAGGATGTTAATAAAGAAACCAATATATTTCAGTTAATTCAAGCTCACCag GAGAAGGCTGCTAGGCTTTCTCCGGTGGAGGAAATCCGTACTGTTCTTGATCAAAGCACGCGCGGTATGCTTTCAACTTTTTCACAG AAGCATGAGGGCTATCCATCAGGGTCGATGGTTGACTTTGCGTGTGATGCCAATGGATCTCCAATATTAGCAGTCAGCAGCCTGGCAGTTCATACAAAG GACTTATTGGCTAATTCCAAATGCTCGTTGCTTGTCGCTAGAGATCCTGAAGACAGGACTGATTTAGTAATCACTCTGCATGGTGATGCTATTGCT GTATCCGAAAAAGATCAAGCAGCCATTCGAACTGCTTATTTGGCTAAACACCCAAATGCATTCTGG GTGGACTTCGGTGACTTCCAATTTATGCGGGTTGAAGCAAAGGTTGTGAGATATGTATCAGGCGTTGCGACAGCTTTGTTGGGATCAGGAG AGTTCAGCAGAGAGGAGTACCAGGACTCGAATGTTGATCCAATAGCTCAGTTCTCTAAGCCTGTTGCG TCTCACATGAATAAGGATCATGCTGAAGACACAAAAGTCATTGTACAATTCGCAACGTCAATCCCG GTAGACAATGCTTACATGCTGGATTTGGATAGTCTTGGATTCAATGTCAAG GCTGGTTATCAAGGGAATACTTTCAAGCTTCGAATTCCTTTTCCTAGACGTGCAGAAGATAGAAA GGATGTCAAAACCCTCATAGTTGATATGCTCCAAGCTGCTCGGTCTCAAGTCAACTGA
- the LOC107957112 gene encoding disease resistance protein At4g27190-like, producing the protein MDTDVSVINKAENEADIIAKLLDQNKGFNRVSHRPALEGVGIIRPVTEYEAFGSRSSAFNGIMAALEDDNVNIIGVYGMGGVGKTTLVKEIARETKENQLFDEVVLVAITQTSNTKLTKVLIILDDIWEEEDLGALGILPTDEHKGLKMLMTSWKLVLLKLMGSQKSLPIDILKEDEACKLFKNVTAPIGERAEFQYTAKKVAQKCEGLPIAIATVAKALKYKENLCEWEDALEQLKPSEINFRGISGAVYSAIEMSYKYLEREELKIHFLALLGLGLFRDLDTIEKVLNRVLTVASELKDSSLLLANSTPECCDMDDVVCDVAISIASRDHSWLSLGKENVFEGWSDEESMRNYRLISVQKTKVSELPDELECPNLNFFSMGSADYSLKVPNNLFKGHRCLDIDILGVFVNLEILVLRSSGIRVLPKEIGQ; encoded by the exons ATGGATACCGATGTGAGTGTGAT CAATAAAGCGGAAAATGAGGCTGACATCATTGCTAAACTCTTGGACCAAAACAAGGGATTTAATAGAGTTTCACACCGCCCTGCTCTTGAAGGGGTAGGCATTATCAGACCTGTAACAGAGTACGAGGCCTTTGGATCAAGAAGTAGTGCTTTCAATGGGATCATGGCCGCGTTGGAAGATGATAATGTCAATATAATAGGAGTGTACGGGATGGGAGGTGTGGGCAAAACCACACTTGTCAAAGAGATTGCTAGAGAAACAAAGGAGAATCAGCTGTTCGATGAAGTGGTGTTGGTTGCTATAACACAAACTTCAAACACG AAACTCACCAAGGTTCTTATCATCTTGGATGATATTTGGGAGGAAGAAGACTTGGGCGCACTTGGAATTCTTCCGACCGACGAACACAAGGGATTGAAGATGTTGATGACGTCTTGGAAGCTCGTTTTATTGAAGTTGATGGGTTCTCAGAAAAGCCTTCCAATTGATATCCTGAAAGAAGATGAAGCATGTAAGCTGTTTAAGAACGTGACTGCTCCTATTGGTGAAAGAGCTGAGTTCCAATATACAGCAAAAAAAGTTGCCCAAAAATGTGAAGGATTGCCGATCGCTATTGCAACAGTTGCAAAGGCTTTGAAATATAAGGAGAATCTGTGTGAATGGGAGGATGCTCTAGAGCAGCTAAAGCCCTCTGAAATAAACTTCAGGGGTATCTCAGGTGCTGTGTATTCAGCTATTGAGATGAGCTACAAATACTTGGAAAGGGAAGAACTTAAAATTCACTTTCTTGCTCTGCT AGGCTTGGGTTTATTTCGTGACCTTGACACAATAGAGAAGGTACTGAACAGAGTATTGACAGTGGCTAGTGAACTCAAAGACTCTTCTCTGTTACTTGCTAATTCTACCCCTGAATGCTGTGATATGGATGATGTTGTCTGCGATGTTGCCATTTCAATTGCTTCTAGGGACCATAGTTGGCTTTCTTTAGGTAAGGAAAACGTATTTGAAGGGTGGTCAGATGAGGAAAGTATGAGAAACTACCGTCTTATTAGCGTCCAAAAGACTAAGGTTAGTGAGCTTCCAGATGAATTGGAATGTCCAAACCTTAACTTTTTCTCTATGGGTAGTGCCGATTATTCTTTAAAAGTTCCAAATAACCTTTTTAAGGGGCATCGTTGCCTTGATATAGACATCTTAGGAGTGTTCGTAAATTTAGAAATCCTTGTCCTCCGTAGTTCTGGTATTAGAGTGCTCCCAAAGGAAATAGGACAGTAG
- the LOC107957120 gene encoding uncharacterized protein: MEKEERSQRTCKTIEPELFLQWGNRKRLRCVRVKDPQKISHKSNTIIRRRITSRLLDKESSPFSQFNPRLTRNSEASILRSDHRKAASPEKEDRYYTTRGSAVGLVDENGKIAVDSNNGEDNKGVAWPKLYITLSSKEKEEDFMAMKGCKPPQRPKKRAKIIQRSLLLVSPGAWLTDMCQERYEVREKKSSKKRPRGLKAMGNMESDSD, from the exons ATGGAGAAAGAAGAGAGGAGCCAAAGAACATGCAAAACAATAGAGCCGGAGTTGTTTTTACAGTGGGGGAATAGAAAGAGGCTAAGATGTGTGAGAGTTAAAGACCCTCAAAAAATCTCTCATAAATCCAATACTATAATTCGTAGAAGAATCACTTCTCGGCTTTTAGATAAAGAATCCTCTCCTTTTTCTCAATTCAATCCTCGTCTGACTAG GAATTCAGAAGCATCTATACTGCGGTCAGATCACCGGAAAGCGGCTTCACCAGAGAAGGAAGACAGGTACTACACAACAAGAGGGTCAGCAGTGGGATTGGTGGATGAGAACGGGAAGATTGCAGTGGATAGCAATAACGGAGAGGATAACAAAGGGGTAGCGTGGCCAAAGCTGTATATCACATTGTCAAgcaaagaaaaagaggaggaTTTTATGGCAATGAAAGGGTGTAAACCCCCTCAGAGGCCTAAAAAGAGAGCCAAGATTATCCAAAGGAGCTTACTT CTGGTGAGCCCTGGGGCATGGTTGACTGATATGTGCCAAGAAAGATATGAAGTTAGGGAAAAGAAGAGTTCTAAGAAG AGACCAAGAGGATTGAAGGCCATGGGAAATATGGAAAGTGATTCAGATTGA